From the genome of Pelobacter propionicus DSM 2379, one region includes:
- a CDS encoding trans-sulfuration enzyme family protein, with product MKFSTKLIHSGQTHDPLTGALGVPIYQTSTYRQQSLDQFGKYDYARSDNPTREALEEAVAALEGGNRGFAFSSGMAAISSTLLIFSPGDHLVVCDDVYGGAYRVLTQIFSRLGIHSTFVDATSLEAIEAAIKPETRGIYLETPSNPLLKVTDLRGVAELARDRGIVTLVDNTFMTPYLQRPLELGCDIVLHSATKFINGHSDVICGLAVVKDSELGERIRFIQNGFGAIPGPQDCFLTLRGLKTLKVRMDQSQKSAAAIVDWLGSQQRVTRIHYPGLADHPGYAIQRSQTDGAGAVFSFELDSLETTRRLLEQSRLSAFAVSLGGVESIISYPARMSHAAVPPEERRRKGITDTLVRLSVGLEDPDDLIAEMDSIFKSNPV from the coding sequence ATGAAGTTTTCCACAAAACTGATCCACAGCGGACAGACCCATGACCCGCTCACCGGAGCCCTGGGGGTACCGATCTACCAGACCTCCACCTATCGCCAGCAGTCGCTGGACCAGTTCGGCAAGTACGACTATGCCCGCTCCGACAACCCCACCCGTGAGGCACTGGAAGAGGCGGTTGCCGCCCTGGAGGGAGGCAACCGCGGTTTCGCCTTCAGCTCGGGCATGGCGGCCATCTCCTCCACCCTGCTGATCTTCTCCCCCGGCGACCATCTGGTGGTCTGCGATGACGTCTACGGCGGGGCCTATCGGGTGCTGACCCAGATCTTCAGCCGCCTCGGCATCCACTCCACCTTCGTGGATGCAACCAGCCTGGAGGCGATAGAGGCGGCAATCAAGCCTGAAACCAGGGGGATCTACCTGGAAACCCCCTCAAACCCGTTGCTCAAGGTCACCGACCTGCGGGGGGTGGCGGAACTGGCCCGTGACCGCGGCATCGTCACCCTGGTGGACAACACCTTCATGACCCCCTACCTGCAGCGTCCCCTGGAGCTGGGCTGCGATATCGTCCTGCACAGCGCCACCAAGTTCATAAACGGCCACAGCGACGTCATCTGCGGCCTAGCGGTGGTGAAGGACAGCGAACTGGGGGAGCGCATCCGCTTCATCCAGAACGGCTTCGGCGCGATACCCGGCCCCCAGGACTGTTTCCTGACCCTGCGGGGACTGAAAACCCTCAAGGTCAGGATGGACCAGAGCCAGAAGAGTGCCGCCGCCATCGTGGACTGGCTGGGGAGTCAGCAGCGGGTCACCAGGATCCACTACCCCGGCCTCGCCGACCATCCCGGCTATGCCATCCAGCGCAGCCAGACCGATGGAGCGGGGGCGGTCTTCTCCTTCGAGCTGGATTCGTTGGAGACCACCCGGCGCCTGCTGGAGCAGTCCCGGCTGTCCGCCTTTGCCGTCAGCCTGGGAGGGGTGGAGAGCATCATCTCCTACCCCGCCAGGATGTCCCATGCGGCGGTTCCGCCGGAGGAGCGCAGGCGCAAGGGGATCACGGACACCCTGGTGCGCCTCTCCGTGGGACTGGAGGACCCGGACGATCTGATCGCGGAGATGGACAGCATATTCAAGAGTAATCCGGTATGA
- a CDS encoding IS4-like element ISPepr3 family transposase produces the protein MRPFKRLKQRRKARAFKLLLTPVFERFKSDKQLESRGYRPLQMTFDDQLKALIFYHLEEFSSGSELLQALEQNDFAKECVAPPKGIKKSAFFEAINNRGLEQLSEVFGHLVKQAGKVLPAEYAHLGNLVSIDGSLIDAVLSMEWADYRSGSKKAKAHVGFDINRGIPRKIYLSDGKEGERPFVDKIIDKGETGVMDRGYQSHDHFDKWQAAEKFFVCRIRENTIKIVIRENAVNPDSIIFYDRIVMLGTKGVNQTEKELRLVGYRVDGKDYWIATNRYDLTAEQVAEVYKLRWNIETFFGWWKRHLKVYHLIARSKYGLMVQLLGGLITYLLLAIYCREQHNEPVSITRVRELRNQIANEAAEELEQKRMRTQQKSHKNKLLKKKRRHAKT, from the coding sequence ATGCGACCTTTCAAGCGACTGAAACAACGACGAAAAGCACGTGCTTTCAAATTGCTTCTTACCCCGGTTTTTGAGAGATTCAAGTCCGATAAACAACTTGAATCCAGGGGGTACCGCCCGTTGCAAATGACCTTTGATGATCAGCTAAAGGCCCTGATTTTCTATCACCTTGAAGAGTTTTCTTCCGGGAGCGAACTGCTGCAGGCTCTGGAACAGAATGACTTTGCCAAGGAGTGCGTTGCTCCCCCCAAGGGGATCAAAAAGAGCGCCTTCTTCGAGGCGATCAATAACCGTGGCCTTGAGCAGCTAAGTGAGGTATTCGGACATCTGGTCAAGCAAGCAGGCAAAGTGCTTCCGGCCGAATACGCTCACCTTGGCAACCTGGTATCCATAGATGGCTCTTTGATTGATGCTGTGCTGTCCATGGAATGGGCTGATTACCGAAGCGGCTCAAAGAAGGCCAAGGCTCATGTCGGCTTCGATATCAACCGGGGCATTCCCAGGAAGATATACCTCAGCGACGGTAAAGAGGGTGAGCGCCCCTTTGTTGACAAGATCATCGACAAAGGCGAAACCGGCGTTATGGATCGCGGGTATCAGTCCCATGACCACTTTGACAAGTGGCAGGCCGCCGAGAAGTTCTTTGTCTGTCGTATCAGGGAGAATACGATCAAGATAGTCATCAGAGAGAATGCCGTCAATCCTGACAGTATTATCTTCTATGACCGGATCGTAATGCTCGGCACCAAAGGCGTAAACCAGACTGAGAAAGAACTGCGCCTTGTTGGTTACCGTGTTGACGGTAAAGATTACTGGATCGCTACCAACAGGTACGACCTGACCGCTGAACAAGTCGCCGAAGTCTATAAGCTCCGCTGGAACATCGAGACCTTCTTTGGCTGGTGGAAACGCCATCTCAAGGTGTACCACCTGATCGCCAGGAGCAAGTACGGGCTGATGGTCCAGCTTCTTGGCGGCCTTATAACCTATCTGCTTCTTGCTATTTACTGCCGGGAGCAGCACAACGAACCAGTCAGCATCACTCGGGTACGGGAATTACGCAACCAAATCGCCAATGAGGCAGCAGAAGAACTAGAGCAAAAACGGATGCGAACACAGCAAAAATCCCACAAAAACAAACTTTTAAAGAAAAAACGACGACATGCAAAGACCTAA
- a CDS encoding trans-sulfuration enzyme family protein: MNIDTQAVQTGLEWDTRTGALSIPIYQSATFRHPGLGQSTGFDYSRSGNPTRLALEQGIARMDGGSRGFAFSSGMAAITSLLLLFQEGDHLVVTEDLYGGTCRLFDRIFTRFGLSFSYVDTTDREEVLAAITPSTKALFVETLTNPLLKFADIPALSTICHERGLLLIADNTFLTPYLLRPLERGADITVYSATKYLSGHNDTVAGLAVVRDPQLAEQVYFHQNSAGAVLGPQDSWLVIRGMKTLGVRLDRQQENALKIARWLQRHPQVTRVHYPGLEEHPDHDLIRRHARGFGAMIAFEVESHSLVEQLLLRTQLISFAESLGGVETLMTFPEGQTHADIPPELRARLGINDVLLRLSVGIENVDDLIDDLNQAFNKRETTV; encoded by the coding sequence ATGAACATCGATACGCAGGCGGTCCAGACCGGACTGGAGTGGGACACGCGAACAGGGGCGCTCTCGATCCCCATCTACCAGTCAGCCACCTTCCGGCATCCGGGGCTTGGCCAGAGCACCGGCTTCGACTACAGCCGCTCGGGCAACCCCACCCGCCTGGCGCTGGAGCAGGGCATCGCCCGCATGGACGGCGGCTCCAGGGGCTTCGCCTTTTCCTCGGGCATGGCGGCCATCACCAGCCTGCTGCTGCTCTTTCAGGAGGGGGATCACCTGGTGGTCACCGAAGACCTGTACGGCGGAACCTGTCGCCTGTTCGACAGGATCTTCACCCGCTTCGGCCTCTCCTTCAGCTATGTGGATACCACCGACAGGGAGGAGGTGCTGGCGGCCATAACCCCTTCCACCAAGGCGCTGTTCGTGGAGACGCTCACCAACCCGCTGCTTAAATTCGCCGACATCCCTGCCCTCTCCACCATCTGCCACGAGCGGGGACTGCTGCTGATCGCCGACAACACCTTCCTGACCCCCTACCTGCTGCGTCCCCTGGAACGTGGGGCCGACATCACCGTCTACAGTGCCACCAAGTATCTGTCGGGCCACAACGACACGGTGGCCGGCCTGGCGGTTGTCAGGGATCCGCAGTTGGCCGAACAGGTCTACTTCCACCAGAACTCGGCCGGGGCCGTGCTGGGACCACAGGACTCCTGGCTGGTGATCCGCGGCATGAAGACTCTGGGGGTGCGCCTTGACCGGCAGCAGGAAAACGCCCTGAAGATCGCCCGCTGGCTGCAACGGCACCCCCAGGTCACCAGGGTCCATTACCCCGGCCTGGAGGAGCACCCCGATCATGATCTGATCAGGCGCCATGCCCGGGGCTTCGGCGCCATGATCGCCTTCGAGGTCGAAAGCCACAGCCTGGTGGAGCAGCTCCTGCTCAGGACCCAGCTGATCTCCTTTGCCGAAAGCCTGGGTGGGGTGGAAACTCTGATGACCTTCCCCGAGGGGCAGACCCATGCGGACATTCCGCCGGAACTGCGTGCCCGACTGGGCATCAACGACGTGCTGCTGCGCCTTTCGGTGGGCATCGAGAATGTTGACGATCTGATCGACGACCTGAACCAGGCATTCAACAAGAGGGAGACAACCGTATGA
- the cysK gene encoding cysteine synthase A translates to MSRIFSDNSQSIGNTPLVRLNRVTDGARGIVLAKMEGRNPAYSIKCRIGANMIWDAEERGILKPGMEIVEPTSGNTGIALAYVAAARGYNLTLTMPETMSVERRRVVAALGANLILTPGNEGMKGAIRRAEELAASDPERYFLPQQFKNPANPAIHEKTTGPEIWDDTDGAIDVLVSGVGTGGTISGISRYIKNSRGKQIVSVAVEPQESPVITQQLAGRPLQPGLHKIQGIGAGFIPETLDLSIIDRVELVESGEAVDFARRLAREEGMLVGISSGAAAAAAVRLASLDEFAGKTIVVILPDLAERYLSTPLFDGV, encoded by the coding sequence ATGAGTCGCATATTCTCGGACAACTCGCAATCCATCGGAAACACCCCGCTGGTCAGGCTCAATCGTGTCACGGATGGGGCCAGGGGCATTGTGCTGGCTAAAATGGAGGGGCGTAATCCGGCCTATTCCATCAAGTGCCGCATCGGCGCCAACATGATCTGGGACGCCGAAGAGCGCGGCATCCTCAAACCGGGCATGGAGATTGTGGAACCGACCAGCGGCAATACCGGCATTGCCCTGGCCTATGTGGCCGCCGCCCGCGGCTACAACCTGACCCTGACCATGCCGGAAACCATGAGCGTGGAGCGCCGCCGAGTGGTGGCGGCCCTGGGAGCCAACCTGATCCTGACGCCGGGCAACGAGGGGATGAAGGGAGCCATCCGGCGCGCCGAAGAGTTGGCCGCATCCGATCCCGAGCGTTACTTCCTCCCCCAGCAGTTCAAGAATCCGGCCAACCCGGCCATTCACGAGAAAACCACCGGGCCGGAGATATGGGATGACACTGACGGCGCCATCGACGTGCTGGTGTCCGGCGTGGGAACCGGGGGCACCATCTCCGGTATCTCCCGCTACATAAAGAACAGCAGGGGCAAGCAGATCGTCTCCGTGGCCGTGGAGCCGCAGGAGAGCCCGGTCATCACCCAACAACTGGCTGGCCGGCCACTGCAACCCGGCCTGCACAAAATCCAGGGAATCGGCGCCGGCTTCATCCCCGAAACCCTCGACCTCTCCATCATCGACCGGGTGGAGCTGGTGGAGAGCGGAGAGGCCGTCGACTTTGCTCGGCGACTGGCCAGGGAGGAGGGGATGCTGGTGGGTATCTCGTCAGGGGCGGCAGCTGCCGCGGCGGTCAGATTGGCCAGTCTGGATGAATTTGCCGGAAAAACCATTGTGGTGATCCTGCCCGACCTGGCGGAACGCTACCTCTCCACCCCGCTCTTCGATGGGGTCTAG
- the thiF gene encoding sulfur carrier protein ThiS adenylyltransferase ThiF, which translates to MIQIRLNEKTIMVDDGLTLAMLAKQRRPGADVLILNGFPAEDDTQINDGDAVFLIKRGEQPNEEELEWLMASRHTPGVHGRLKGACVGIAGVGGLGSAVAVALARVGVGRLVIADFDLVEPSNLNRQQYFIDQLGMFKVDALDDNLRRINPYVRVERHQLLLTPENIPVIFAPCTIVVEAFDRADMKAMLVDSLLSSLAGVTVVAASGVAGYGSNNDITTRRVSRRLYLVGDSVSEAGPGSGLMAPRVAIAAGHQANQVVRIILGEE; encoded by the coding sequence TTGATACAGATACGGCTGAACGAAAAAACCATCATGGTGGACGACGGGCTCACCCTGGCAATGCTGGCCAAGCAGCGCCGACCGGGTGCCGACGTCCTGATCCTGAACGGCTTTCCTGCCGAGGATGATACGCAGATCAACGATGGGGATGCGGTATTCCTGATCAAACGGGGTGAGCAGCCGAACGAGGAAGAGCTGGAGTGGCTGATGGCGTCCCGTCACACCCCCGGCGTGCATGGACGCCTGAAGGGTGCCTGCGTGGGGATCGCGGGAGTGGGCGGGCTGGGTTCGGCTGTGGCGGTGGCCCTGGCGCGGGTGGGTGTTGGCAGGCTGGTTATCGCCGACTTCGACCTGGTGGAGCCATCCAACCTGAACCGTCAGCAGTACTTCATAGACCAACTTGGTATGTTCAAGGTGGATGCCCTGGATGACAACCTGCGCCGCATCAACCCGTATGTCAGGGTGGAGCGCCACCAGCTGTTGCTCACCCCGGAGAACATACCCGTCATCTTCGCCCCCTGTACCATCGTGGTGGAGGCTTTTGACCGGGCCGACATGAAGGCCATGCTGGTGGACAGCCTGTTAAGCTCCCTGGCCGGCGTCACCGTGGTGGCAGCCTCGGGGGTGGCCGGTTATGGCTCCAACAACGATATAACCACCAGACGGGTTTCCCGAAGGCTCTACCTGGTGGGCGACTCAGTATCCGAGGCCGGTCCGGGGAGCGGCCTGATGGCCCCGCGGGTCGCCATCGCCGCCGGACACCAGGCCAACCAGGTGGTGCGGATCATCCTGGGGGAGGAGTAG
- a CDS encoding Crp/Fnr family transcriptional regulator — MIKSRFDHELAKKIVRAVPLFAGFSDQQLSSLLEKSSVYAYDRDEVIMMAGEEARQMYIVLKGQVRVVDLTADGQERVMAFRHRGDCFGDVGLLDGKSDSATVIANEPCRVLLISKAVFDACFLEERDALLQVIAVLCGRLRESWLFHCIIGINDAESKIRATLSHYSKTLGVRDTDGVIINATLSHQSIADRVHITRETVSRVLRKMRNKHEIEMVGRRFKLLPLFFETYEKSDLFRALKADLDNHLEL; from the coding sequence ATGATCAAGAGCAGATTCGACCATGAACTGGCGAAGAAGATCGTCAGGGCGGTGCCCCTGTTTGCCGGTTTCAGCGACCAGCAGCTTTCATCCCTGCTGGAGAAATCCAGCGTCTACGCATATGACAGGGATGAGGTCATCATGATGGCCGGCGAAGAGGCCCGGCAGATGTACATCGTCCTCAAGGGACAGGTCAGGGTGGTGGATCTCACTGCTGACGGCCAGGAACGGGTCATGGCCTTCCGCCATCGCGGCGATTGCTTCGGCGACGTGGGGCTGCTGGACGGAAAGAGCGATTCCGCCACGGTGATCGCCAACGAACCGTGCCGGGTGCTCCTGATTTCAAAAGCCGTGTTTGACGCATGTTTTCTGGAGGAGAGGGATGCACTGCTGCAGGTCATCGCGGTGCTCTGCGGCCGTCTGCGCGAGAGTTGGCTGTTTCACTGCATCATAGGAATCAACGACGCCGAGTCCAAGATCAGGGCAACCCTGTCCCATTACAGCAAGACCTTGGGTGTGCGGGACACCGATGGCGTAATCATCAACGCCACCCTGTCGCATCAGAGCATCGCCGACCGCGTCCACATCACCCGCGAAACCGTCAGCCGCGTGCTGCGCAAGATGCGCAACAAGCATGAGATCGAAATGGTGGGCCGCCGCTTCAAACTGCTTCCCCTGTTCTTCGAAACCTATGAGAAGAGCGACCTGTTCAGGGCGCTCAAGGCCGATCTTGACAACCATCTGGAGCTATAA
- a CDS encoding phage tail sheath family protein produces MVSTSYPGVYVQEVSSGVRTIAGVGTSIALFLGRTGMGELNRLVQCLSYEDYTRAFGAEYAGSDMARAVKLFFSNGGTTCAAMRIAKGANASTLTLLNEAKGASLRVEARSAGSFGDDIRLAVSYNTLTPEATFNLELFRWQKSSSGVQQKTMAESYAGLSMDPRHPRYVVDMINQSSALIRVSSLAGTPAASGYSQSGYAVSARTDTIARIQWSSLIGKNAAVNRFRIAVDGNAPVEVDLSSIDFSVAPLDTPSGCAANLPLAIAQLINDKLPAGCSVTASMQAGPAGPTGQDNLATQYLRIASANGDVRIESSFGADLAAPLMLGTANGGLESSRYGDSRPAPTGYVMKLADVAAFAAMRQDSFNKLRVDAGFEIDLSVAPFKIATSPASITEARMYQDASASDQNDGRRGLREKLAIIAAAINAKRITDSSFCYGAELWGDRLAIIPLSGSDNLKPVVARLNGGAVVAPPLKADTSVNVRHYALGSVGASPYQAGGTAGNPGIAPQAAEYEAAYSVIDRELDLFNLLVLPQDADHSEADTRKLWGPASVFCQKRRAFLLMDPPASWTDAQKAVDTATGVNSLRIGLVKDHAAVFYPNLKMDENGREIMVGPCGAIAGVMARIDATRGVWKAPAGTEADLRGVTGVQHRFSDGENGVLNPRAINTIRVFPNGIVSWGARTMDGDDAFGSEYKYLPVRRLALFLEESLYRGLKWAVFEPNDEPLWSQIRLNVGAFMHNQFRQGAFQGATPREAYFVKCDASTTTQNDRNLGIVNIMVGFAPLKPAEFVVLYLQQMAGQIQV; encoded by the coding sequence ATGGTTTCAACCAGTTACCCGGGTGTCTATGTGCAGGAGGTCTCCAGCGGTGTTCGCACGATTGCGGGGGTGGGAACATCCATTGCTCTGTTCCTGGGTCGCACCGGGATGGGTGAGCTGAATCGGCTGGTACAGTGTCTCAGCTACGAGGATTACACGAGAGCCTTTGGCGCCGAATACGCCGGGAGCGACATGGCGCGCGCGGTCAAGCTCTTCTTCAGCAATGGGGGTACCACCTGCGCCGCGATGCGCATCGCCAAGGGAGCCAACGCCTCCACCCTGACGCTGCTGAACGAGGCAAAGGGCGCCTCCCTGAGGGTTGAAGCCAGGTCGGCCGGTTCCTTTGGAGACGATATCCGGCTGGCAGTCTCCTACAACACCCTCACCCCGGAGGCGACCTTCAACCTGGAGCTCTTCCGCTGGCAAAAGAGCTCCAGCGGTGTTCAGCAGAAAACCATGGCCGAGAGCTATGCCGGCCTGTCCATGGATCCCCGCCATCCCCGCTACGTGGTGGACATGATCAACCAATCCTCCGCCCTGATCAGGGTCAGCTCCCTGGCCGGCACACCGGCCGCCAGTGGCTACTCCCAGTCCGGTTACGCCGTATCGGCCCGCACCGACACCATAGCGCGCATCCAGTGGAGCTCGCTGATCGGCAAAAACGCAGCCGTAAACCGCTTCCGCATCGCCGTGGACGGCAATGCGCCGGTGGAGGTGGATCTCTCCTCCATCGACTTCAGCGTGGCGCCGCTGGACACCCCTTCGGGCTGCGCCGCGAACCTGCCTCTGGCCATCGCCCAGCTGATCAACGACAAACTGCCTGCCGGCTGTTCGGTCACGGCAAGCATGCAGGCCGGGCCGGCCGGACCGACGGGCCAGGATAATCTTGCTACCCAGTACCTGCGCATCGCCTCGGCCAACGGCGACGTGCGTATCGAGTCATCCTTTGGCGCCGACCTGGCTGCCCCGCTGATGCTGGGAACCGCAAACGGCGGCTTAGAGTCGTCACGCTACGGCGATAGCCGCCCGGCACCCACCGGTTACGTGATGAAACTGGCCGACGTGGCGGCATTCGCCGCAATGCGCCAGGATTCGTTCAACAAACTGCGCGTGGACGCCGGTTTCGAGATAGACCTGTCCGTTGCTCCCTTCAAGATCGCCACCAGCCCCGCCAGCATCACCGAGGCGCGCATGTATCAGGATGCCAGCGCCAGCGACCAGAACGACGGACGCCGGGGACTGCGCGAGAAACTGGCCATCATTGCCGCCGCCATCAACGCCAAACGCATAACCGATTCTTCATTCTGTTACGGCGCGGAACTGTGGGGAGATCGTCTGGCGATCATCCCCCTGTCCGGAAGCGACAACCTGAAACCGGTGGTGGCGCGCCTGAACGGAGGCGCGGTGGTTGCCCCCCCCCTGAAGGCTGACACCAGTGTCAACGTGCGCCATTACGCCCTGGGCAGCGTGGGCGCCAGCCCCTACCAGGCCGGAGGGACGGCAGGGAATCCCGGAATTGCCCCCCAGGCCGCGGAGTACGAGGCAGCCTATTCGGTGATCGACCGTGAACTGGACCTGTTCAACCTGCTGGTGCTCCCCCAGGATGCCGATCACAGCGAGGCCGACACGCGCAAGCTGTGGGGACCGGCCTCCGTCTTCTGCCAGAAGCGGAGGGCGTTTCTGCTCATGGACCCGCCTGCTTCCTGGACCGACGCCCAGAAGGCCGTGGACACCGCCACGGGGGTTAATTCGCTGCGCATCGGCCTGGTCAAGGATCACGCCGCCGTCTTCTACCCCAACCTGAAGATGGATGAGAACGGCAGGGAGATCATGGTGGGGCCCTGCGGGGCCATTGCCGGAGTCATGGCGCGCATCGATGCCACGCGCGGCGTCTGGAAGGCGCCCGCCGGAACCGAGGCCGACCTGCGCGGTGTTACCGGCGTGCAGCACCGCTTCTCCGACGGCGAGAACGGCGTACTGAACCCCCGGGCGATCAACACCATCCGCGTCTTTCCCAACGGCATCGTCAGCTGGGGGGCTCGCACCATGGACGGTGACGATGCATTCGGTTCCGAGTACAAGTACCTGCCGGTCCGCCGTCTGGCGCTCTTCCTGGAGGAGAGCCTCTACCGGGGCCTGAAGTGGGCCGTGTTCGAGCCCAACGACGAACCGCTCTGGTCCCAGATCCGCCTCAACGTCGGCGCGTTCATGCACAACCAGTTCCGGCAGGGCGCCTTCCAGGGCGCCACCCCCCGGGAGGCGTACTTCGTGAAGTGCGATGCCAGCACCACCACCCAGAATGACCGCAACCTGGGCATCGTCAACATCATGGTCGGATTCGCGCCGCTCAAACCGGCTGAGTTCGTCGTACTCTACCTGCAGCAGATGGCCGGTCAAATTCAGGTCTAG
- a CDS encoding chemotaxis protein CheX translates to MSFIEKVLESIQLTEDELVKLLIADIREVFSTMVGMEDLLHLPSLIEPMTHFEDCVTAMIGLAGTYSGMVNVHTPKALALQITSSMLGMDVEEMSEDVSDALGEIANMVAGSFKQHLTRCGADTRISTPSVVTGSDYDVSTGTAQDSITLRFMTDDSWFIVAITLHKD, encoded by the coding sequence ATGTCATTCATCGAAAAAGTTCTGGAGTCCATTCAACTCACGGAAGATGAACTGGTAAAACTGCTCATCGCCGACATCAGGGAAGTGTTCAGCACCATGGTGGGAATGGAAGACCTGCTCCACCTCCCCTCCCTGATCGAACCCATGACCCATTTCGAGGATTGTGTTACCGCCATGATCGGACTGGCCGGCACCTACAGCGGCATGGTCAACGTCCACACTCCAAAAGCCCTGGCCTTGCAGATCACCTCCAGCATGCTGGGGATGGATGTGGAGGAGATGAGCGAGGATGTGAGCGACGCCCTGGGTGAGATCGCCAACATGGTTGCCGGTTCCTTCAAGCAGCACCTGACCCGTTGCGGCGCCGACACCCGCATTTCCACCCCTTCGGTGGTCACCGGCTCCGACTATGACGTGTCCACCGGCACGGCGCAGGACTCCATAACCCTCCGGTTCATGACCGACGACAGCTGGTTCATCGTCGCCATAACCCTGCACAAGGATTAG
- a CDS encoding GGDEF domain-containing protein, with the protein MTNAPRLLDKLVSMTAIHDVELMEFSLLKTLVEFVRPQELMIIKLDRNGHPCYQLSLKHEQYEIIHDDICMPDEIMAAIELVRRTKQPFNRRLDPLRLLAVWNILQTKSQDVFLVTITANEIGKLDAYMINGLLGVYRNFFAVLHEAQRDQLTGLANRKTFDEVVNKIYFQLPPSTDPVPVERRADSPSRSRGFWVGMADLDNFKRINDSWGHLYGDEVLLLISQLMQGHFRESDYLFRFGGEEFVIIIRAAHEDQAEQAFERFRRAVEEHIFPQIGQVTISIGVAKMDASIFTATLLDHADKALYHAKKNGRNQVCFFEKLLRDGLVEESDIRTGEVELF; encoded by the coding sequence ATGACAAATGCCCCTCGGCTTCTGGACAAGCTCGTCAGCATGACGGCCATACACGATGTGGAGCTCATGGAATTCAGCCTGCTGAAGACCCTGGTGGAATTTGTGCGACCGCAGGAACTGATGATCATCAAACTGGACAGGAACGGGCACCCCTGCTACCAGCTGAGCCTGAAGCATGAGCAGTATGAGATCATTCACGACGACATCTGCATGCCGGACGAGATCATGGCGGCAATCGAACTCGTACGGAGGACGAAACAACCCTTCAACCGGCGGCTCGATCCCCTCAGGCTACTCGCCGTCTGGAACATTCTGCAGACAAAATCGCAGGATGTTTTTCTCGTGACCATAACCGCCAACGAAATAGGCAAACTGGACGCCTACATGATAAACGGCCTTCTGGGGGTCTACCGCAATTTCTTTGCCGTCCTCCACGAGGCTCAACGTGACCAGTTGACCGGCCTGGCCAACAGGAAGACCTTCGACGAGGTTGTCAACAAGATTTACTTCCAGCTTCCCCCTTCCACGGATCCTGTCCCGGTGGAACGACGGGCGGACAGCCCATCCCGCAGCAGGGGTTTCTGGGTGGGAATGGCGGATCTGGACAATTTCAAGCGGATCAACGACTCTTGGGGGCATCTGTACGGAGACGAGGTGCTCCTGCTGATATCACAACTCATGCAGGGTCACTTCAGGGAAAGCGACTACCTGTTCCGTTTTGGAGGTGAGGAGTTCGTTATCATCATCCGCGCGGCCCACGAAGATCAGGCCGAACAGGCCTTTGAACGCTTCCGCAGGGCGGTGGAGGAACACATCTTTCCCCAGATCGGGCAGGTGACCATCAGCATCGGGGTTGCGAAAATGGACGCCAGCATTTTTACGGCAACCCTGCTCGATCATGCCGACAAGGCACTGTACCATGCAAAGAAGAACGGTCGTAACCAAGTCTGTTTTTTCGAAAAGCTGCTCAGAGACGGACTGGTTGAGGAGTCAGACATCAGGACGGGAGAGGTGGAACTCTTCTGA